The window ACGTACAGCTTTGATAACTTGAACTTTGTTTGCGCCAGCGCCAGTAAGGATAACGTCGAATTCAGTTTGCTCAGCAGCAGCTTCAGCAGAAGCACCACCAGCTACAACTGCAGCAGCAGCAGTAACACCGAATTTTTCTTCCATAGCTTCGATAAGCTCAACAACTTGCATTACAGACATTTCTGCAACTGCGTCTAGGATTTGCTCGTTAGTAATAGACATAACAATTCTCTTTTAAGTCAACAATAAGTTTAAATAGCAACCAGTGAAAAGCAAGGCTTATGCCGCAGCTTCTTCTTTTTGGTCGCGAACAGCAGCGATAGTACGAACCAGCTTGCCAGCAGAAGCTTCTTTCATGCACATCATTAGGCGTGCGATAGCTTCGTCGTAAGTTGGTAGTGTCGCTAGTACTTCAGCATCAGTAACTGCGCCTTCAAATGCAGCAGCTTTGATCTCGAAATCTTTATTCTCTTTAGCGAAGTCTTTGAAAAGACGCGCAGCAGCACCAGGGTGCTCATTAGAGAATGCGATCAGAGTTGGACCAGTGAAAGTGTCTACTAGACACTCGTAGTCTGTACCCTGAACCGCACGGCGTGCTAGTGTGTTACGAACAACTTTCATGTAAACACCCGCTTCGCGAGCTTGTTTACGTAGAGAAGTCATTGCGCCAACTTCAACGCCACGAGAATCAGCTACAACTGCAGAAAGTGCACCACTGGCAGCTTCGTTGACTTCAGCAACAATTGCTTTTTTGTCTTGAAGATTTAAAGCCATTTGGATTAACCTCTGGTTGTGATTACAGCACTCAATACAAAATGTATTGAGCGTTTACGATGTTATTTAAAAATGAATAAATTCACTTCAAACCACAACATCGCCTACGTAGGTTTTATTAAGCCATCAATAATCTAAAGAAAATCGACAGCGCCTACGGTCTTGGGATAGACGATTATGAATTGCTTCAAAAATCACCCAACCACAAATATTAGGCGCAGAAGTATACACTAAATCTACGCCTAAGCAAATTAGTTTGCTTGTGTGTCAAGACTAGCTTGATCAACAGCAACACCAGCACCCATCGTAGTAGAGATGCTTACTTTCTTCAGGAAAGTACCTTTCGCTGAAGAAGGCTTAGCTTTCTTAAGAGCAACTAGAAGTGCTTCTAGGTTCTCTTGAAGCTGGTTAGCTTCGAAAGTTGCTTTACCGATAGTAGTGTGGATGATGCCGTTCTTGTCGTTACGGTAACGAACCTGACCAGCTTTAGCATTTTTAACTGCTTCAGCAACGTTAGGAGTTACAGTACCAACTTTAGGGTTTGGCATTAGACCGCGTGGACCTAGGATTGTACCTAGTTGACCAACAACGCGCATTGCATCTGGAGAAGCAACAACAACGTCAAAGTCCATTACGCCTTTTTTCACTTGCTCAGCAAGATCTTCCATACCAACGATATCTGCGCCAGCTTCTTTAGCTGCTTCTGCGTTTGCACCTTGAGTGAACACAGCAACGCGGATTTCACGGCCAGTACCGTGAGGTAGCACAGTTGCGCCACGTACGTTTTGGTCAGATTTACGAGCATCGATGCCTAGGTTAACAGCAACATCTACAGACTCAACGAATTTAGCAGTTGCTAGTTCTTTAAGAAGAGCAATAGCTTCGTTGATTTCGTATTCTTTAGTTACTTCAACTTTGTCGCGGATTACGCGCATACGCTTAGTAAGTTTTGCCATGATCTTATCCCTCTACCACTAGGCCCATTGAACGAGCAGTACCAGCAATAGAACGCTTCATTGCTTCGATGTCAGCACCAGTCATATCAGCAGCTTTAGTTTCTGCGATTTCCTGTACTTGAGCGTCAGTTACTGTGCCCACTTTTTCAGTGTTTGGACGACCAGAACCAGACTTAACGCCAGCAGCTTTCTTAAGAAGAACAGCAGCAGGTGGAGTCTTAGTTACGAACGTGAAAGAACGGTCGTTGTATACAGTAATAACTACTGGAGTAGGTAGACCTTTCTCAACAGATTCTGTTTTTGCGTTGAACGCTTTACAGAATTCCATGATGTTCACGCCGTGTTGACCTAGAGCAGGACCAACCGGTGGACTTGGGTTTGCCATACCAGCTGCAACTTGCAGTTTGATATAAGCTTCAACTTTCTTAGCCATGATATTTCCTAAATATTTGGGTACATGCGCTAGCCTTTAGGCGAGCTCCCCTTAA of the Vibrio lentus genome contains:
- the rplL gene encoding 50S ribosomal protein L7/L12 — translated: MSITNEQILDAVAEMSVMQVVELIEAMEEKFGVTAAAAVVAGGASAEAAAEQTEFDVILTGAGANKVQVIKAVRGATGLGLKEAKGLVDSAPAALKEGVDKAEAEALKAQLEEVGASVEIK
- the rplJ gene encoding 50S ribosomal protein L10, which produces MALNLQDKKAIVAEVNEAASGALSAVVADSRGVEVGAMTSLRKQAREAGVYMKVVRNTLARRAVQGTDYECLVDTFTGPTLIAFSNEHPGAAARLFKDFAKENKDFEIKAAAFEGAVTDAEVLATLPTYDEAIARLMMCMKEASAGKLVRTIAAVRDQKEEAAA
- the rplA gene encoding 50S ribosomal protein L1 translates to MAKLTKRMRVIRDKVEVTKEYEINEAIALLKELATAKFVESVDVAVNLGIDARKSDQNVRGATVLPHGTGREIRVAVFTQGANAEAAKEAGADIVGMEDLAEQVKKGVMDFDVVVASPDAMRVVGQLGTILGPRGLMPNPKVGTVTPNVAEAVKNAKAGQVRYRNDKNGIIHTTIGKATFEANQLQENLEALLVALKKAKPSSAKGTFLKKVSISTTMGAGVAVDQASLDTQAN
- the rplK gene encoding 50S ribosomal protein L11; the protein is MAKKVEAYIKLQVAAGMANPSPPVGPALGQHGVNIMEFCKAFNAKTESVEKGLPTPVVITVYNDRSFTFVTKTPPAAVLLKKAAGVKSGSGRPNTEKVGTVTDAQVQEIAETKAADMTGADIEAMKRSIAGTARSMGLVVEG